The region CTCAGAAGGACCACTAGGCAGTCTGCGAAAATATTTCAACCCGGTGTGAACGTAttctggaagtggttgttcaccttgcacgacgggtttatacactacctcctcatcactagagtcagcaccagaatcatcacttaaaatCTCATCAGACGAGGATGACGACAATTCTGGATCATCAAGGTCTCTTCGTACAACATGAACATCATCATGCTCTTCTACATTCTCTTGAGTATTCAATCCAACATCAGCAGCATCTGCAACATCTGTTTGCTCATTCATACCGCAATCCATGCTCAAAGGTTCAAACCTCGTAGATGATCCAACACCATGATCAACAATTGGTGGGATGAAGGCATTTCCAACAtacgaatactcaacaaataattcaatatgccgagtagaatttagagccGCATTGAACATATAAAACACACTTTGATCACTGTCAACCGCAGTACATACATAACTCGTACCGGTACCCAAGAAACAATGCCTCCAAGATATTTCGatgaagtgttggtttgaatctattcttatcttaacacatatcattgcaactaattcagataatgagacacatgaatccaatacgatggaagctctcgcacgaggaggatcataacaaatacccacttgaggaagttgatatattctaccaccccaatataaactcacgtatacttgcatgatttctgcaaaaatatatatacaaaccaacaacaattaaagacaatttttttcattaaaccctaatatagtaagtatacaaaagatttatcaaaaccctaataatatgcaaataaacaacaaatacgaGAACAATGTTGAAAaattgaaggaaacttaccggAAATATGAAGGGAATCGCTAAGAAATCGCCAAGGAAATCGCACGGGttgtcttcctctctttctctcgcgtATTCTGCCTATTCTGCCGTGGGAACTGATTTAAGCAAGTTAGaaacgcatgaggctcatgcgtctctacctaagacgcatgacgttcatgcgtcgtctattatattttaaaaaacaacagacgcatgagggagatgtgTCTATATCtaagacgcatgtccctcatgcgtcgttaaaaaaaacgaaaaaaaatagagacgcatgaccctcatgcgtctctatgaaagacgcatgacgatcatgcgtctcattaaaaagagacgcatgagggtcatgcgtctcccccaaatccggaacaaaaaaaacgctagaacaaacgaggaatctaagttctatattagaacaaaaatagaaaaaacccctCTCTCCAGATACACAGAGGAGTATATATATAGCATCTGCTTTATTTTGCCTGTTTATATTTCGAAGTATAAAAGGTTAAGTTAGTTGAATTTAGTTACCTACGCAGTAAGAATGTTTACTATTTCATTCTAGTGCaatgagaatttgattttaCTATTCCAAACAGGCGccgtagaaaataaaataaaataaaataaaataaaataaaataaaataaaataaatttaatgttTAGGAGTAATTGTCACATAGCGAATATTTCAACATATACAGTACTACGTATATTAACTTCCGGGCAAATCGCTTGAAAAGTATTAGTACTAGTTTTGGTCAAATTCAGGTTATCGAAACTATAAAGTTTACATTTATTCCTAATTATTCCGCGATGAAAAAATGTGACGGCTTACTTagattttttatgaataaatcaCAATTTAACTCACTAGTAGTGATATTGATAAATGATTTTCCAATTGTTATATGAGAcacaatttcataaaaaaaattagttacaAAATGACTGTCAACAAATCCAAactctattatttttattatctagCCCTCCTCTCTTGCACTGCTTCTTCTTCCCCCATCATCGTTGCCGTCTCTTCCCCCTCTTACACGCCGCAAttgtccccccccccccccaactgCTGCTGTCAAATCCTCCTCCTACACTGCTGCCGCTTTCATTAGCACCCTCCTTTttaatccgtcccacaagaatatgcattttcaatttttaaaactcTTCTTTCTAGTGGGATGgaaccattctccactaataatattttaattactttctctctacttctctcttactttaccaattttgcattaaaacatgtaccgaacccaaagtgcatattcttttgagacgaagggagtaataaaataaaaaaaatagaaccattacacaattaaaaaacCAAATAAAAATAGGAGTATTGTTTTTCTCTAACAAATACGGTGCTTCAATTATACTCTGCTTTAAAACTGGATAAATTTTGATTCAGTTTATCGTACAATTtaacaattttattatttttatctgaTAAGCATAAAAGCAAATATGCAATCGACAAGAATGACCATGCGCATTAAATACAACCTGACTTTACAAAATGGAATACAGTTTTTTCAAGGATGTGCAAATATTATGCCTAACATAATCTATTCAAATGACTTTGAATTTAATGGCAGCAGTTGACATTTTCTTCTTAACATTTCAACCTTAATAAATAATGCTGAGTCAACGAGATTCGAGAATCAAAAGATAAATTCACAAGATGTGTACACAGGCATATGGTGTCGTATATATAAAACACGATACTGAATTTCTCCTTAAAACACTTTTGTTTTGCTCCAACAATATGATTCATCCATGAATATATTTTCACGAGAATTTCTATTAGTTGATCGCACGTCGTATATGCAAATGGAGGAAGGATATTTTTTCCAATAACCTACGTTTTTACTTATCAGAATGTATAAAGTTAATATTTAAGTTACATGATCATTGCATTCACATGTCAAAAATGAAGATGATAACATACTTAAACCGTAAAAAATCAGACAAAATGGTTCAAAAAATGATTATATCGAGCAACCATTCAAGTACAAGATGCATTGCAGAAAGCATATCCAGTAAAATCAGAGATCACAGATGAGTTTGATACTTAATCCACTCTGTCTATTAAAGAAAGAAGTTTCAAGCCCATCCAAAGAAAAAAGACCAAATAAGAATGCAACTCAAAGAATGCTCATGTCATAAAACTTGAGTAATATGGATGTAAGATATGCAACAAAGACAGTATTACAAAGTGAATGTTGGATGTGATCTACTTGGTATGCACACGTGCATCAAAAACAACAAATATATGTACTGATGCACTTAAGATCTCCGTGAAAGAGATTAGAAATGCAGTTGTTGGAAAAAATGACAGAATTAGCAGGCTTTTTTTTAACTGTACCAGCCACTAACTTACTTCATGAGATGTATTGTATAATTACAAGCGTTGGTATAGCAAGCAAAAAAGGGCTTACAGATTAGTTGTGCACCCTTGAATGCTTTTTGTCAGGCAATTTTCTAGTATAAAGTCCCGAGAAGGTTTCCAACAACTTCCCACCAATTCAATCTATCCTGATAGATAGCAACCTCTCAGTTGGAGCATATTAAAGCCCATACTCCTCGCAAATGTATAACCTGAAAAATCTGGTAGACAAGTAACTAGCTTTAAACTGGTTGTTTAAGATTAAGACATGAACAGTTGTGAAGAGTTTCTGTGTATGCATGCTCAACATACttgtatttttttaactaaatgggatgtgaaaatgttcaAAACTTATGGCAGGCCAAATATGAAGAGAACTAAAACTGCCATTTAACTGCACACCAATTAGCCGTTTGGCTTTCAAGAAAGGGACAAGATATTTCGGAAACAGAAACGAGATCAAAATCCATTTATTTGTAAGGACATTGGACAGTAATATTCAATTTCCAGGATTCATATAAATACTCTTCGGATTTGCAAGTACAGTACACACGAGCCAGCTAACAAGATCAATATGTATGCTTAGTTCATCAAATCCACTTATTTTGCCTGTAACTTAAGTAAATCTTCTTCTATGATACCATAAATTTTCAGCTGATGATGTGGCTAAAAACTATAGTGCTTACTCCAGCAACAATAGTTCTCTATCCTTTGCCCATTCGAGAATTTTCCAGGATGATGCATGCATCTTTCTGTGCTGTTGGATTTCAATCAATTTAAACATACTTCCATTTGCCAGACTTCAAACGACACGATAGTCTGCATGGGTACTGTATTAATTTTGGTATCATGTGCTGAAATAAAAGCTAGTTTATGCAATTCAgcatcctctctctctctctctctctctctctctctctctctctctctctctctctctccacagTAGCAGTTCAACAAGAGATCTTTTCTTAACCAAATACTCCAGTAATTAGTTATATTAGATAAGTAGTCCCAGCAAATAAATTATTCTTACATACTAGTGTAAAGATGATGTTGTCCCATTTAATAGATAACATGAGCTAAGAAAATGTACAAAAGCTTACCACAAAATTTGAGTCGGAATACGTCTATGCTGGCCTCCAGTTGACGGAAGACATGTTCGGTCTAGGCAGCATCATGGGAACACCATGaactaaaaaaatcaaattatactAACATAACATACAGAATCATTGTAACCACAAGTAAAAGTGATAACAAATAAAAGTAATGTTGTATGCAGAAAAAAGATCACCTGGCATTTGACCAGACGAAGGTAGACTATTTGGGGCAGAGTGCTGATAATTTATGGTACTAGAAGGAGGCCTTTCATGGTAACCTTCAAGACATGACACCTTATTAATGTTTATAGAACGTGTTCTCACCACCACTAAGTTCTTGTGCTACATAGCATCAGAACCAAGGATCCAACCCTTTTCTTATTGAATGGGTAAGCATTGTGATGCCCTCATGCATGACGTATATATGCATTTTCCACaaaattttattcattcatttatttattaatgttattattatcattatcatcatcatttatttatttattgtggggggggggggattgTGATCTGTGGCATGCAACAGGAACAAGCAAGTGCTTCTGAAATCCATATCGAGACAGTTCACTACAAAAACCCCCATGGTGTGTGTACACACCAACCGGTGGTCAGGAAATTCAGGGAAGGGGACTACGATATTGGGAGGGAAGGAGCATTCCTAAAACATTCTATATATTTACAGTATCAAACACCTACCCAGCGCAGTTGACCAATGACCACACACAACGCATATCATGCACCTGGTTCTCACTTGGGATTCGAATTAGCCACCAGCAACAGACAGCATGTATATTTTAACAGCAATGcttgaataataaaatactgGCTGAACTGGTTTAAAAGCCGAGACTAGTACTTTATTTTATACAGAAACCATCTACGTTATGTTTCACTAAGCAAGTTATACAAGAAGCATCAGTGAAGACATAAtaattatactccataaaatacTTCAAAATACGCATAAGAGCACATAAAGAAATCCTAACTAAAAACAGTTGATTTGGCATTAGAAACAACAATAGTAATAAATCGCACCTTCTTGGGAATAAGATGGACCTGAACATGACCTTCCTCCTGGCATCCACCCACCACGAGGATGATCCACAATGAAGTCATTTCCTTGCTTCCGCCATTGCTCATCAGCTATATATCTCCTTGGATTATCGGCAAAGTTTGGTAATGAATAAGAGGGGTACTGAGGTTGTTGAGCTGAGTTTGGATAGGGGAAATGGTTAGGTGGTCGTTGAGATGGGAGTTCAGGATGCACAGGCCTTTGTGCGAAAGGCACACTACCAGGCAGATACTGCTGCCTATGCTGTGAATCTTGGGGATTCATATAAGTATCATCCTCTCCATATTCCACATGCCTAGACGAATTATAGCCAACATGTTCTCGTGCATTGCTGATCCCAGAAGGAGGAAAACAAGATGATTGTTGTGGTGGTACTTCCCCTCTAACAGATGCATCCATAtgagacccatgaatagtaGAAACCACATTGGTCTGTTGATTTCCCTAAAATCCACAAGTTGATCCTTCATATTCAAAATGAAAACAATGGTCTACAGACAAACTCACATACATTTGGACTAGTAAAGCTAGAAGACTTACAGTGGGTGTGGCACTAACTTCACGTGGTAAAGGATGAGGTCGATAAGATGATCGTGGAGAAAGTGGCAGTGATTGAAGTGGAGTCTTGTTGTGGGAAACCAGTGAAGGCTGAGATGGAAATAATTGCTGGGAAATTAGTGGCACAGGACCCAGAAGGGGCGGAGGACCAAAAGGTGGAGGATGAGGTCCAAGAGGTGGTGGAGGATGAAGATGTGGGGGAGGTCCAACTGGTGGAGAAGGACCGGCAGGTCTCAGTGGAGGGCCAGTAGGAGAAGGATCAGCAGGTCTTAGTGGAGGTCCAACAGGCGGAGTTGGACCCGCTTGTGGTGCAGGACCAACAGGTGGCTGAGGTGGTTCAACAGGTGGTTGTGGGAAAGGATGTTGGACTATGGTGGGTGGTGGAGGTGGGGGAGAATATGGAAGTtcaggtggaggtggaggtggaggtggtgaAGATGGCAATGGTGGAGTCATAGGTGGAGATCCAGGTGGTAATGGAGGAGACCCATCTGGAGAAGGAAGCCACTCGGAGGAGGTGTTTGAAGAAGATTCACGGCCACTATCTGGTTTGAGATCCAATGAAGCGAGCTCAATAGTGTCATTAGTCATCGTCGGTCTCTCATCCTTTTGGTGTCCAGAAACATCTTCCATTTCAAGCTCACCGTCAACTTCCTCCAATATGCAATGGCGCCTATCACTAGGAGTAACAGAATGGTTCTCATGATCTCTGCCTGTAGCAGGTGCATCCTTGGAAGGTGATGCACCATCATCTTTCAGGTGTAAACTCGTATCAGAAGCAtcctcatcttcctcttcttcgaACACACTTGCTGACAGAAATCCAGGTAACTGAAACATAGCATTGCTGAAACCAACACAAAACACAAGATGCAGGCATATGAGATCTATGAAAATATAAAGTTCGCAAAGTATGAGATGTAGACTAACCCATTCAGATCCTGTTATACAGATTTCAAATCAGATATTGTTATCACAGTAATCAGGTTATACATTGGaggtttaaatttaagtttccAACTCAAGTCACAAGTTAAATAAGTAATACAGTAACTTATACGAGTTTTGCAGACAATGTCAGAATAGTTGTCAAAGTATCACAGGGTAAAACagcaaaacaaaaaataagagaaaaatctacattctactttttctttaaatttttagtgTATTAAATGTTGGGCAAACCATGAATTGTTCCATGTTGAAGACTATGAAGTAAGAAGCCTAATGTTGCACAACAGTGTAAAATGACGTATTAACCAGAGTCCTGAATGAAAGCAGTTTATAAAACATGCCTAGCTAGTAACACTAAATCATCACAACATTCAATTAGTGCTTAGGGCATGTGCTTAAGAGTCGGGAAATGCCAAAGATACTTATAATCTGTATAATAATCATGACATGATAGAAAAACAAttagaaaacaaaaacaaaacattacTTAAAAGAGCAACTAGTAATTTCTAGACCTTCCATATTCATCAACAACCATGCCTTCCATTTCTctaataggatcatcaatagaTCGTTCAGCTCGGGAAGGGCGTCTTAGTGGGATTGATGTATCATCATTTACCACTCCAAAGTCATCCATGTAGCGACGAAGAATGGATTCTGGCAAGATTTTCCTCTCGAGCCACAAACGCAAGACCTGAAAGAGGATACTCAGTACTTTGTAACAAAGTCTGACGACTCACTTTTAGTTACAGTATAGTCACCTTCCGACACTGACGACGATTTTCCTGAGCACCAGCACCAGCAGGAGCAGCAGCTCCAACGAGGCGGGGCAACGCAGCTTGAACAGTAGAGACATATGAGACCCCTGCATTTCATGAAGAAGATTTAGTCGAAGACAGGTTCATCACAAAGAAACCCATCGGGATGGTGATGAGTGTGATGTAAAGCAAAAGCGGCTGCATAACTTTATTTTGATGTATGGCTGGAGCAGGGTAAGTTGGGGAATAAGAAGACAATGGGAATAAAGATAGACAAGATATTTTAGAGGGCATCATTGTAAAGAAATGATCCAAGTTCCAAACCCCGGTTAAAGTATCCACATACTAAACaattcatttctctttttggtcCCCTGCGTCTGTGTACTAGTCAGAGTATTCTGTGTGAACAGTTTAATTTTGAACTTCCTGTACCTCTTTGGGTGTGAGAGCATTGGGTTATTGAGTCAACAAGGAAAAACAGATCCACTCTGCGATGTAAACTTGGTTCATTTTCTAACTTCTGTATAAGAAGTTCCACAACCTGCATGAGAATCAAATTTCAGAATTTCTATTTCCAAGGAATATATAACAAGTAAATTAATGATGTAGAAAAGGCAAACATGAACATTTAGTAACTAAGCACAAGTCAAAGGCAAAGTACCTAAAATCAAGATTACCCAACTTAAATTGTCTAATAGGAGGGAAAACATCTATGTTCAACTACAGATTTTAAATACATTGGTGGCTGTTTCATATGgattttaaatacataaaatccTATTTTAAACTAACTTTTTAGTGAATTTGGCGCGGATTGGAATCTTCTTTAAAGCtgagtgaatttttttaatctatttataTCAAATCCTTCAATCCGGACACAACCTAAAAAGAATAACCATGACGAACTAGAAATCCTAATTTACAGtacggaaaaaggaaaaaaggagTCAGCTAACTATAGTAATTAAGTCTTCCATCAGATTTCAGAACTCCTAAGACAAATTATTCTATACCATACCCTTTTAATTGGAATGAAACGAACATGTGCCAGTTAGCTACCTCATTGGCGAGTCCGTACTTTGCACAATCAATTGCCAGTCTAGTTGCACGTGCAATACTCTCTTTGGTCCTTGATAGTGTCTCTATCATCCCTTCAAAGGTATCACGAGCAACAGCTGCCTCAGTACCCCCACTTAGAGAGCTCCCAGTGCCTGGATGACCAGAGCTTACCCTCCTCtcctcaagctcatcattctcATGTTGATGACTAGATTGGACTTGATGAAGATTGGCGGAAGGAGAAATCGGATGTGCTCCTAAAATATCCAGTTGGAGTGTATTCCTTGCTTCATACACCAAAGCAGCAGGTGCAGGACTAGGTCCCCGTCCAGCCATCTCAATGTCAGgaatagaaaaaagaaaagggtTTCCATGGGTATTTTGAAAGTGTGTCTGTTTCTTTCTCGCCTGAGCAGCAGCAATAAGATTTTTCATTGACATGACGGAGTCGGATGTTATTGAGTCAAATGTGTGACTTGTTTTGCGGTCTTTGCTAGCATTCAGCCTGAGCAATGGAAAATAAAGcttaagaaagaaagaaacacaAATACTAGTCCCCATAATATCAAGCGTTTTTCATTACCTTTCTTTAATTGACGTGATGTTTTCCTTTGAAGCCCCAACCACAGAGTCATTGATCCGGGAACCTGATTTCAGAGTAGTATACTTTCTCTCTCCAGAAGAAGGTTGCTTGCTTCTTTCACTTAGCAATTGATTAGGAAATAAGTTTGACCTATCAGACGATGCTGCATTCTTGTTGTCTCCTGCTGAAGTTTTTTTCCTAAAATCACTACTAGGTGCCTTGTTGGGTTGCTTGCTTTCCAGTTCTCCTGACACTCTCCCACCACCAACAGATTGGAGGGGGCTTTTAGGAGAAACTGAAACTGGTTTAACCTCCATTGGGGCTAATTTCTCAGAGTTCATCTGCTGTGGACTAGGAGATACATGTGCTGATGAATCTCCCGTCCTCTTCTCCATACCCTGTTGAGCAGCTGGAGATAGCAGCTTCTTCATCACTCCATTATACTGTACCTGATCTTTTAACCCATTTTCAACTTCAACtgaatttcttaaaacttggaGATCATGGACAAATTTCTCACCATGTGTTACAGATTTCTTTTTTGTATCTGATAGGCGTGGTACAGACACCTTACTAGTAGTTCCTCCGTGAACTGGAGTTTTAGGcaactcatcatcatcatcatcatatatGCGGACAGATCTACGCTTCATCGGTAACTGCACAACTGGAGATATGACTTCGCTAGAAAGTACTTTGTCAGTCTTGTCTGATACAAAAGTTTCCAATCTATTTTCAGATAACAAGGCAGATGCACACATTGTTTCCAGTTCCTGGCGATGGCGCTTTATTGGGGGGAGATCATTGTCAGATTCAGAGTTACTAATAATTGGAGGTCTAATGGACTGGAAGACATCAGCCTTCCCGACTGATGTAAACCTTTTAGGCTCTTTGCTAGGCATTTTGTCATCAAGAACATTAGGACCACTAGAATCAGCAATTTTTGAGATTTTGGCAGGAGATGATACTTCATTTGTATGAGACCCTTTCTTTTCATTGCcatgctggaccttcatcttttTCCAGGTAATAGCATCACTATGTGACTCAAAATTTACTTTAGCATCCTGTTGACCATCATGTACTGCCTCAGATTGCCTTTTTTCTTTCACCGACAGCTTTTCCTTCTTCTGACTAATAATATCTAATCGTAATTTTCGGATATCAGGTGATGAAAGTTTCATGCCCTCACCTGAAACAAATTTTCTTCTCATCGCATCTCCTTTATGATCATGAGAAACAGCTGATCCACCACTTCTATGTACTGCACCCGGAGATTTTTTCTTTGACCCCATAGCCAGCTTTGGTCTGTGTCCATTTGTCAATTTTTTCTGGCTACCATCAGTTGATCTGCCTTTTACTCTTTTATCAAGAGGATCTTCCTTCTTAAGAAAATGGTGTGAAGGGCTAGAAACTGATAGTGAATCCTTTGAAGCATTGTTGTTTGAAGAGATCTTATTGCTCTTCCGCAAAGATACAGGAGCGGACAACCTACGATTCACATCGTCAGACAAATAAGGCTTTACATCTTGACATTCCACCGCATCTTGCTTGTGCGGACAATGCTCTAAGCCAGAGCCCGGATCATCATACTCTTTAGTCTCCAACTTGCATTCTGGCGCAATCCCATTGTTTTGACTAATATCCAATGCCTCTTCTACCATTGGATCAACAGAATGTGCCTCAGGTGGATGAGTTTGTATGCTGTTATCATCTCCAACATCACTTCTTTTTTGCTGCAACTCTTCAAATTCTTCACATATTTCCTTCACCGCTTGAGCAAAGTATTTAACAGTCTTACCCTGGCATCGAGCTGACAATTTATTTTTCGCTTCATTGGTGAATATTTGGATATCCACAGGAGCAACAAAAGCTCTATTGCCGgagaaaaacaaggaaaaaatttaaaattaaactattttAGAAAACCATTTTTGTTATTCCCTATCCAGTATGccaaaaaaatacaattaagaGCAAAACTGAATGAACGAAGAAATAGCATTATATGATATCCCTTCAAAAAATGGGTAAAATCCCTTTGGCCTTTCTTGAGTGTTCTGCTGCGAATTTTTAAGTCTAGTAAATGTCTTCACGAGACACATATCAGAGCATATCAGATCACATTTAAGTCCAAGTGATGAAGTGAACATGCAAACCACACCCATAATTCCATACATATTATTGCAATAACTCAGGAACTTTCCCCATCGAAGATAATTAACCATCAGTACCAACTTTCTTATAATGAGATGCTTCCACATCCGCATTAATGAATTCAAAAACCCAGTTATGCGTTCCTTCATGAACATATTTTGGGTTTCTAGTCACAAACACAATAAATTATCCAAAAGTAAAAGGAGCATGTGAAAGCAAATTACTTAGATCCTGCTTTCTTTTATCAGATAGAAGATGATTATTAGTAGTAGTTTTGTACCCTCATCTTAATCATTAACTAATTTGGCTTTAATGTTTTTCAACGAATCTGTACCATGTTCTAAAGATAATTAGTAGTTCCATGAGACATTGACTTTAAATCAATTGTTTCCTGCGAGTGATACAGCAAGTAGATATACAAACACAACGCAGTAAATTAATAGATTAGTGCAAAACGTAAATTTTGTACATCCTACATAAAAGTGGGCCGCCAATATAAAGTAATTTTATTAGGTACATGAGACTTTCCAACAGTGTAAAAGAGCACACGGTACTTTCAATAATTCTCTAATTTACTTGCAAGGTAGACTTAATATCATATGAAAGCTGAGTTTCTAGTTTCTACAAGCGCACTGTCTAATTCTATGCATCTGTCATCTTTTGAAGTACTACGTATACACTTTAAAATACTAAGATAACTATAGGAGTCTACTAAAAATTTAGTGATACTGATGTTAACAGAAATTCAGCAATATGAGAGATGTGCCAATACAAAGTGTCATGAGTACAATTTCTTATGTGACATTTATGCACCTGCGGCCTGCCAAGTAAAAGACCTACTTCCAGTACATAAAGCAAAAGTTTTCCAACTTCATGCTTACAAAAGTTTATCAAGTTAGGATGGGAAGCCATTTCAAGCATGAAGCAAGGAGATAGGAGCTAACCTGTTActcttcatattttattattattattgttttacttttttgtcGTCTATGGTGAAATTGAAAAGAATAGACAATTGTATTTTTCAAAGCACCATAACAACACAAAAGGGTTTCAGGAACTTTGTACTCCCCTCAAGTAGTAACAGCTTTCTTTATGTTCTTAGCAGGCTAAGAAAGGCTCTGAGCACATATAACTAACGCCAACCAAGTCCCTTTACCACTAGTACAAGTAAGTGAAAACATAGAGAGGAAGTACTCACATTTCTGCTGTACCAAAGAACTGGACAAAGCACTTTTTAGGATCGGGAGCACGCTGCCAGTCTTCAGGTCGGCTGATCTGAACTTTGAAGCTCATCAGTGAACAATTCACATAAGGTAAAACAGAATTAATAAGGAACAGGCACAATTACCATCATTTAGCCAAGTTAAGCTAACCAAGGCACAACAAAGAATGGAAAAGCAAGATAAGCAGCACCAAATTCAGATATCGTAACTGCCAATATTAATATTGATGTTTTGTTTGCCTTTAACCAAATCTGTAAGGAAACTAATAAAACCTTGACACTAGTATACTAATACATGTGGCTTTGGAACTAAATATGTAAAGACACATATGCGCCTGCTCAGCAAATAAATACATGAAAATAGCATATCCATGACAATTGATCATAATTGACCGAAATCCCAAAGACCTACATATGAGCAACATCGGATTCATCGTGTACTAAGAGTTCAAGATGTCAGATTCTCGAAATAATAATCCCTAATCTCCCTCGGAAAGGCTAGTTTCAATCAAACTTAGCAACTAAATGCAACTCCAGAGAGTGAAGACTAAGCCAATGGCAACCAAACAAATTGAGATTCcaatagaagaaaaattgaaTACTCGCGGTAGCCGATAACTACTCCGCGACAAATGAAGCGAAAGCGGGCGAAGAAAACAAATCAAGCAAAGCAACAAAGTGAACAAGAATGTACCTTGGCAGGCCAAGCGGGGAAACCCTTAACTTTGGCGAGGACGAGATCGCCCAAACCCAAGTCGTTCTTCGACTTAACCCCCTTGGCTCCGCGCCTGCGCCCCGGAGCCATGACCCTCCAATTCCAACTTATTTCGCCCCTATGGTTGAGCAAGCAATTAACGGCGGAACAATCGGAAGAACCCTAGCGAAAATAACAGATGTCAGGGGGCAGCAGGCCCCCAAAAA is a window of Salvia splendens isolate huo1 chromosome 3, SspV2, whole genome shotgun sequence DNA encoding:
- the LOC121794598 gene encoding ENHANCER OF AG-4 protein 2-like isoform X6 — translated: MVEEALDISQNNGIAPECKLETKEYDDPGSGLEHCPHKQDAVECQDVKPYLSDDVNRRLSAPVSLRKSNKISSNNNASKDSLSVSSPSHHFLKKEDPLDKRVKGRSTDGSQKKLTNGHRPKLAMGSKKKSPGAVHRSGGSAVSHDHKGDAMRRKFVSGEGMKLSSPDIRKLRLDIISQKKEKLSVKEKRQSEAVHDGQQDAKVNFESHSDAITWKKMKVQHGNEKKGSHTNEVSSPAKISKIADSSGPNVLDDKMPSKEPKRFTSVGKADVFQSIRPPIISNSESDNDLPPIKRHRQELETMCASALLSENRLETFVSDKTDKVLSSEVISPVVQLPMKRRSVRIYDDDDDELPKTPVHGGTTSKVSVPRLSDTKKKSVTHGEKFVHDLQVLRNSVEVENGLKDQVQYNGVMKKLLSPAAQQGMEKRTGDSSAHVSPSPQQMNSEKLAPMEVKPVSVSPKSPLQSVGGGRVSGELESKQPNKAPSSDFRKKTSAGDNKNAASSDRSNLFPNQLLSERSKQPSSGERKYTTLKSGSRINDSVVGASKENITSIKERLNASKDRKTSHTFDSITSDSVMSMKNLIAAAQARKKQTHFQNTHGNPFLFSIPDIEMAGRGPSPAPAALVYEARNTLQLDILGAHPISPSANLHQVQSSHQHENDELEERRVSSGHPGTGSSLSGGTEAAVARDTFEGMIETLSRTKESIARATRLAIDCAKYGLANEVVELLIQKLENEPSLHRRVDLFFLVDSITQCSHTQRGVSYVSTVQAALPRLVGAAAPAGAGAQENRRQCRKVLRLWLERKILPESILRRYMDDFGVVNDDTSIPLRRPSRAERSIDDPIREMEGMVVDEYGSNAMFQLPGFLSASVFEEEEDEDASDTSLHLKDDGASPSKDAPATGRDHENHSVTPSDRRHCILEEVDGELEMEDVSGHQKDERPTMTNDTIELASLDLKPDSGRESSSNTSSEWLPSPDGSPPLPPGSPPMTPPLPSSPPPPPPPPELPYSPPPPPPTIVQHPFPQPPVEPPQPPVGPAPQAGPTPPVGPPLRPADPSPTGPPLRPAGPSPPVGPPPHLHPPPPLGPHPPPFGPPPLLGPVPLISQQLFPSQPSLVSHNKTPLQSLPLSPRSSYRPHPLPREVSATPTGNQQTNVVSTIHGSHMDASVRGEVPPQQSSCFPPSGISNAREHVGYNSSRHVEYGEDDTYMNPQDSQHRQQYLPGSVPFAQRPVHPELPSQRPPNHFPYPNSAQQPQYPSYSLPNFADNPRRYIADEQWRKQGNDFIVDHPRGGWMPGGRSCSGPSYSQEGYHERPPSSTINYQHSAPNSLPSSGQMPDRTCLPSTGGQHRRIPTQILWLYICEEYGL